A part of Halobaculum sp. MBLA0143 genomic DNA contains:
- the nadC gene encoding carboxylating nicotinate-nucleotide diphosphorylase: MITDADVERWLREDVGHHDVTNHVPGETTGRLVAKESGVVAGLDAAVAVFDYLGVDAVAETAADGPVGAGDAVAAGGTAEPGDTVLRVAGPAREVLRGERVAVNLVAHASGVATETRRAVDAAREVADDVEIAATRKTTPGLRGVEKRAVVAGGGDTHRLDLSHMVMVKDNHVAELGLETAVERFCERTSFATKVEAEVETAADGRRAAEAGADVVLFDNLSPAALREGVERLPEDTLAEASGGIGVADVSAYAETGVDVISMGSLTHSAPAVDFSFRTG; the protein is encoded by the coding sequence GTGATCACGGACGCGGACGTGGAGCGGTGGCTCCGCGAGGACGTGGGGCACCACGACGTGACGAACCACGTTCCCGGCGAGACGACGGGGCGACTCGTCGCCAAGGAGTCGGGGGTCGTCGCCGGTCTGGACGCCGCCGTCGCCGTGTTCGACTACCTGGGCGTCGACGCCGTCGCGGAGACGGCCGCCGACGGTCCGGTCGGGGCCGGTGACGCCGTCGCGGCCGGCGGCACGGCCGAGCCCGGCGACACCGTGTTGCGGGTCGCCGGCCCGGCCCGCGAGGTGTTGCGCGGCGAGCGGGTGGCGGTCAACCTGGTCGCGCACGCCTCGGGAGTGGCGACGGAGACGCGCCGAGCCGTCGACGCCGCCCGCGAGGTCGCCGACGACGTGGAGATCGCCGCCACCCGGAAGACCACACCCGGGCTGCGGGGCGTCGAGAAACGGGCCGTCGTCGCCGGCGGCGGCGACACCCACCGGCTCGACCTCTCGCACATGGTGATGGTGAAGGACAACCACGTCGCGGAACTCGGGCTGGAGACGGCAGTCGAGCGGTTCTGCGAGCGCACCTCCTTCGCCACGAAGGTGGAGGCGGAGGTGGAGACGGCCGCCGACGGTCGGCGGGCAGCCGAGGCGGGCGCGGACGTGGTGTTGTTCGACAACCTGTCGCCGGCGGCGCTGCGCGAGGGGGTCGAACGGCTGCCCGAGGACACGCTCGCGGAGGCCAGCGGCGGCATCGGCGTCGCGGACGTGTCGGCGTACGCCGAGACCGGCGTGGACGTGATCTCGATGGGGTCGCTCACCCACTCTGCGCCGGCCGTCGACTTCTCCTTCCGGACGGGGTAG
- a CDS encoding universal stress protein, translated as MTDTILVPTDGSDPAAAAARHARLLATGLGADVRVLSVVPEGGSGGQENPRTAAESAAADAAALVGGSDADAGETTVEATTVVRQGDPAETILEYADAAHADLIVMGTHGRTGVDRVVSGSVTEHVTRLSEVPVFTARGSETPAPTTYDRLLLPTDGSDCAEVAVAAAIDLARALDASVDVVSVVDVNTVAAQSELTNARLVVDELEHQAQAGVERVADRLAQAGVGGETAVVQGTPATGIADYADDSGADLIVMGTHGRSGLGRFLLGSTTERLIRHAPVPVLSVRAGDANGEASDANGETSDANGEASDD; from the coding sequence ATGACCGACACGATTCTCGTCCCGACGGACGGCAGCGACCCGGCGGCGGCCGCCGCCCGGCACGCACGACTCCTGGCGACCGGGCTGGGGGCGGACGTACGAGTCCTGAGCGTCGTCCCCGAGGGCGGATCTGGGGGCCAGGAGAACCCGCGGACGGCCGCGGAGTCGGCCGCCGCAGACGCCGCCGCGCTCGTCGGCGGCTCCGACGCCGACGCCGGCGAGACAACGGTCGAGGCGACCACCGTCGTCCGCCAAGGTGATCCCGCGGAGACGATTCTGGAGTACGCCGACGCCGCACACGCCGACCTGATCGTGATGGGGACACACGGTCGGACGGGCGTCGACCGGGTCGTCTCCGGCTCCGTGACGGAACACGTCACGCGGCTGTCTGAGGTGCCGGTGTTCACCGCTCGCGGGTCGGAGACGCCAGCGCCGACGACGTACGACCGACTCCTCCTCCCGACGGACGGCAGCGACTGTGCGGAGGTGGCCGTCGCGGCGGCGATCGACCTCGCTCGCGCGCTCGACGCGAGCGTCGACGTGGTGAGCGTCGTCGACGTGAACACGGTCGCGGCCCAGTCGGAACTGACGAACGCCCGGCTCGTGGTCGACGAACTGGAGCATCAGGCGCAGGCCGGGGTCGAACGAGTCGCCGACCGACTCGCCCAGGCGGGCGTCGGCGGCGAGACGGCAGTCGTCCAGGGGACGCCCGCGACCGGGATCGCCGACTACGCCGACGACTCGGGCGCGGACCTGATCGTGATGGGGACCCACGGCCGCAGCGGGCTCGGACGGTTCCTCCTCGGGTCGACCACGGAGCGGCTGATCCGGCACGCGCCCGTGCCGGTGTTGTCCGTGCGGGCGGGCGACGCGAACGGAGAGGCGAGCGACGCGAACGGAGAGACGAGCGACGCGAACGGAGAGGCGAGCGACGACTGA
- a CDS encoding translation initiation factor IF-2 subunit beta, with protein MDYEDMLDRAVEETPEIEEGESRFEVPDANVRQEGNTTVVENYQDIVDRLDRDEEAVLKFLQDELGTAAHIDESGRARLTGGFKQRRVGNALDAYTEGFVICPECGLPDTNLVTQRGAEMLRCDACGALSPTES; from the coding sequence ATGGACTACGAGGACATGCTCGACCGTGCGGTCGAAGAGACCCCGGAGATCGAGGAGGGGGAGTCTCGGTTCGAGGTGCCGGACGCGAATGTCCGCCAGGAGGGGAACACGACGGTCGTCGAGAACTACCAGGACATCGTCGACAGGCTGGACCGTGACGAGGAGGCGGTCCTGAAGTTCCTCCAGGACGAGCTCGGCACGGCCGCACACATCGACGAGAGCGGGCGCGCGCGCCTCACCGGCGGTTTCAAGCAACGCCGCGTCGGCAACGCGCTCGACGCCTACACCGAAGGGTTCGTCATCTGCCCGGAGTGTGGACTCCCGGACACGAATCTGGTCACCCAACGCGGCGCAGAGATGCTGCGGTGTGACGCCTGTGGCGCCCTGTCGCCGACGGAGTCGTAG